The following is a genomic window from Pseudomonas lurida.
ATACCGACAAACCGCGCCCGGCTGCGTCTGCTGCGATGCCGACGCCGTTGATCCCGCCACCGATAACGGCAACGTCATACACTTCGGCAAGCGGTGGAGCAGGCAAGGTAGAAGGGTTCATCGGCTGGCCTCGCGATCTTTTTCGTATTGGAATTCGAACATTAATGTTCATTTGCGAAAATGGTAGCTGATAAACGCGCGCGCAGCCAGCCAACTTCGATTGAAAAAACTCATCGAAGGGCGGGAAAAGGAAAATTTGTGAACATAAGCCTGGGGAAGGCTCGAGCGTAAGAGGAGTGTTGAATAGCCTTCGCGGGCAGGCCCGCCCCCACAAGGGACCGCGTTCCGCCAGGGCCATGCGGTCAAGTGTGGGAGCGGGCTTGCCCGCGAGGGCGGTGGCACAGTTGCCAGGGATAGGGGGAGTTACACGACTTCCAACCGAACCTTATGCTGGTTCAGCAACTGCACCAATGCCGGCACCGGTTGCTGGTCAGTCACCAGGCAATCCACCAGGCTGATCGGCCCCAGGCGAATCATGGCGTTGCGGCCAAACTTGCTCGAGTCCGCTGCCAGGATCACCTGGCGAGCATTGGCAATGATCGCTTGCGACACCCGTACTTCCTGGTAGTCAAAGTCCAGCAGGCTGCCGTCTTCATCGATGCCGCTGATGCCCACCAGCGCAAAGTCGACCTTGAACTGGTTGATGAAGTCGACACTCGCCTGGCCCACCACGCCGCCATCACGGCGCACGTTACCGCCGGTCAACAGCACATCGAAGTCGTCCTTGGCGCTGAGCATGGTGGCGACGTTGAGGTTGTTGGTGATGATCTTCAGGTGGTTGTGGTTGAGCAACGCACGGGCGATGGATTCGGTGGTGGTGCCGATATTGATGAACAGGGAGGCGTGATCGGGGATCTGCGCGGCGATGGCTTCGCCGATGCGCTGTTTCTCGTCACGCATCTGGTCGGCACGCATGGCGTACGCCGTGTTCTCGACACTGGAGTCATAGGCCGCGCCGCCGTGGTAGCGGCGCAGCAGATTGGCGTCCGCCAACTGGTTGATATCGCGGCGGATGGTTTGCGGGGTGACAACGAACAGCTGCGCCATTTCCTCGATACTGACGTAGCCGCGTTCGCGGACCAGTTCGAGAATGTGTTGCTGGCGGGGAGGCAGATTCATGGGGCGTCCTTTGGGCTGCCATACAAAAGTGGCCCATGATGACGCAGGAATCTGCTCCCTGCCAGTTACAACCCTATATGGGTCCGGCGCTTGGCTTATTCAGCGCCTTCGTGAGGTTCCCAGTCGCGGGTGCGGCTCACGGCTTTTTGCCAGCCGGCGTAGAGTTTCTCTTTGGCCGCTTCGTCCAACTGCGGCTCGAACTCACGCTCGATCACCGCCTTGCCGCGCAACTCGTCCAGGCTGCCCCAGAAGCCACACGCCAGGCCGGCCAGGTAGGCGGCGCCGAGTGCGGTGGTCTCGCGCATTTGCGGGCGCTCGACCTGGGTGCCGAGGATATCGGCCTGGAATTGCATCAGGAAGTTGTTGGCCACCGCACCGCCGTCCACGCGCAGGGCTTTCAGGCGTTCGCCCGAATCCTGTTGCATGGCGTCGAGTACGTCGCGGGTCTGGTAGGCGATCGACTCCAGGGCGGCACGAATGATGTGATCCACGCGCACGCCACGGGTCAGGCCGAACAGTGCGCCACGGGCATACGGGTCCCAGTACGGAGCGCCCAGGCCGGTGAAGGCGGGGACCAGGTACACGCCGTTGCTGTCCTTGACCTTGCCGGCGAAGTATTCGGTGTCGGTGGCATCCGCGATGATCTTCAACTCGTCACGCAACCACTGCACAGTGGAGCCGCCGTTGAATACCGCACCTTCCAACGCATACGCCACTTCGCCACGCGGGCCGCATGCGATGGTGGTGAGCATGCCGTGCTTGGATTTCACCGCCTTGTCGCCGGTGTTCATCAGCAGGAAGCAGCCGGTGCCGTAGGTGTTCTTGGCCTGGCCGGCTTCGACGCACATTTGGCCGAACAGTGCCGCCTGTTGGTCGCCCGCAATGCCGCCGATGGCAATACCGCTTTTGGTGCGGCCATAGATTTCCGAGGAGGACTTCACTTCCGGCAGCATTTCGCGCGGTACGTCGAGGATCTCCAGCATCTTCGCATCCCATTCCAGAGTGTGG
Proteins encoded in this region:
- a CDS encoding DeoR/GlpR family transcriptional regulator; translation: MNLPPRQQHILELVRERGYVSIEEMAQLFVVTPQTIRRDINQLADANLLRRYHGGAAYDSSVENTAYAMRADQMRDEKQRIGEAIAAQIPDHASLFINIGTTTESIARALLNHNHLKIITNNLNVATMLSAKDDFDVLLTGGNVRRDGGVVGQASVDFINQFKVDFALVGISGIDEDGSLLDFDYQEVRVSQAIIANARQVILAADSSKFGRNAMIRLGPISLVDCLVTDQQPVPALVQLLNQHKVRLEVV
- the glpK gene encoding glycerol kinase GlpK, producing the protein MTDIQNKNYIIALDQGTTSSRAIIFDRDANVVCTAQREFTQHYPQAGWVEHDPMEIFATQSAVMVEALAQAGLHHDQVAAIGITNQRETTVVWDKVTGRPIYNAIVWQCRRSTEICQQLKRDGHEQYINDTTGLVTDPYFSGTKLKWILDNVEGSRERARNGELLFGTIDSWLIWKFTGGKTHVTDYTNASRTMLFNIHTLEWDAKMLEILDVPREMLPEVKSSSEIYGRTKSGIAIGGIAGDQQAALFGQMCVEAGQAKNTYGTGCFLLMNTGDKAVKSKHGMLTTIACGPRGEVAYALEGAVFNGGSTVQWLRDELKIIADATDTEYFAGKVKDSNGVYLVPAFTGLGAPYWDPYARGALFGLTRGVRVDHIIRAALESIAYQTRDVLDAMQQDSGERLKALRVDGGAVANNFLMQFQADILGTQVERPQMRETTALGAAYLAGLACGFWGSLDELRGKAVIEREFEPQLDEAAKEKLYAGWQKAVSRTRDWEPHEGAE